In one Bacteroidales bacterium genomic region, the following are encoded:
- a CDS encoding TonB-dependent receptor — MKKIYKLLMMASFFLTAAGLFAQGTTTAGLNGKVTDNNGATLTGATILAVETGTGAQYGTISDDKGLFRLPNMNPGGPYKLTVTFVGFQSFTQPDIYLNLGQTLKLDVKLSESATTLKDVEILGVQNDIFDGNRTGTQTNISNESMSRMPTLGRNITDFTRLTPQAKVTTNGGLEVGGMNNRYNAIFIDGAVNNDVYGLAESGTNGGQTGISPFSMDIIDQFTISIAPYDIKQGGFAGAGINAVTRRGTNEFSGSAYYYMRNEGLAGKTPTDNLDLEREKLANFSSNTYGFRLGGPIIKDKLFFFANVEIQQDETPQPFDFTTYGGDVTTEELNGLTDFVKNNYGYDPGSYTGGERTLDGLKLFARIDWNISQKHKLTLRHQYTKAEQVTPGAPSSTNVYYSNAGIDFPSKTNSTALELKSIFSNKYSNDLIIGLTFVVDDRDPMEANFPYVRIKDGTRNIYFGSEEFSTANYLSQDIITLTDNFEIYKGKHTFTIGTHNEFYKMYNLFVRQNFGSYQYDNLAAFINGDLAFQYDRTFSAVDDVTGDGSKAAADFNAMQIGVYGQWETEWSDKFNTTIGLRLDVPMFLDQSPVNEDFNTNMIPLIEEAGYDLMGAKTGQMPSPKLMFSPRVGFNWDVNGDKKTQVRGGAGIFTSRIPFVWPGGSYTNNGVTTGGMRVTLDPENPDSTVLLFNPDWENQPSVPPTAPSGQVDLFAKNFKFPQVLRGSLAIDQKLPWGIVGTLEVTYTKTLNNVLYYNYRYMQSGNLTGTGDDRPLYTKVNIGSAKYTDFIFGTNTNKGYSYNFTAQLQKDDFHGLSAFLAYTYGHTKSMNDGISSQNSSQWRVPNVRGKNDIDLAISDFDLGSRVVAFLSYKVEYAKFLGTTIGLYYNGQSGQRYAYGYADGSTKFLGEDNQSLELMYVPVDQTDINLIDKMDSEGNITLSAAQQWDDLNAFIEGDDYLSTRRGEYAERNSSRAPFQNIIDLHFAQDFYINVKDKRNTLQFTFDIFNFTNMLNNEWGRMYYVSGYYNNYPLVKFEGFQEDGTTPNFSFTKPKGEIWSIDDAGLMSARWQAQIGIRWLFN; from the coding sequence ATGAAAAAGATTTACAAATTACTTATGATGGCGTCATTTTTTTTAACTGCTGCCGGTTTATTTGCACAGGGTACGACCACTGCAGGCCTTAACGGAAAGGTTACGGATAACAATGGAGCTACTCTTACCGGTGCTACTATTCTCGCAGTTGAAACCGGGACCGGTGCACAGTATGGAACGATCAGTGACGACAAAGGTCTGTTTCGTTTGCCGAACATGAACCCGGGAGGGCCTTACAAGCTCACCGTTACTTTTGTTGGTTTCCAATCCTTTACCCAACCAGACATTTACCTGAACCTTGGGCAAACTCTAAAGCTGGATGTAAAACTCAGCGAATCAGCAACAACATTAAAGGATGTGGAAATCCTCGGTGTTCAAAATGATATTTTCGATGGAAACCGTACCGGTACCCAGACAAATATCAGCAATGAAAGTATGAGCCGGATGCCTACTCTTGGCAGAAATATTACAGATTTTACCAGACTGACACCACAGGCGAAAGTAACTACTAACGGTGGGTTGGAAGTCGGTGGTATGAACAACCGCTATAATGCAATTTTTATTGACGGTGCCGTTAACAACGATGTTTATGGTCTTGCCGAAAGCGGAACCAACGGCGGACAAACCGGTATCTCACCCTTCAGTATGGACATCATCGACCAGTTCACCATTTCTATTGCACCTTATGATATTAAACAGGGTGGTTTTGCCGGTGCTGGTATTAACGCCGTGACACGCAGAGGGACCAATGAATTCTCCGGTTCAGCTTATTATTATATGAGGAATGAAGGCCTGGCCGGTAAAACACCTACTGACAATTTAGATCTGGAAAGGGAAAAACTGGCTAATTTCAGTTCAAACACTTACGGTTTCAGACTAGGTGGCCCGATCATCAAAGATAAGCTCTTCTTCTTCGCTAATGTTGAAATACAACAGGATGAAACCCCTCAACCTTTCGATTTCACCACTTACGGTGGAGATGTAACAACTGAGGAACTAAACGGACTTACTGATTTTGTCAAAAATAATTACGGTTATGATCCTGGTAGTTATACCGGAGGTGAGCGAACTCTCGACGGATTGAAACTTTTTGCCCGCATCGACTGGAACATCAGCCAAAAACACAAGCTTACCCTGCGTCATCAGTACACCAAAGCTGAACAGGTCACTCCGGGGGCTCCTTCAAGCACTAACGTCTATTACTCCAATGCAGGGATTGATTTCCCTTCGAAAACCAACTCCACTGCACTCGAATTAAAAAGCATTTTCAGCAATAAATATTCCAATGATCTCATCATCGGTCTCACTTTCGTGGTGGATGACCGTGATCCGATGGAAGCAAATTTCCCCTATGTCAGGATTAAAGACGGGACCAGGAATATTTATTTCGGCAGCGAAGAATTCTCCACTGCTAATTACCTCAGTCAGGACATTATCACACTCACTGATAATTTCGAAATCTACAAAGGCAAACATACTTTCACGATTGGCACGCACAACGAGTTTTACAAGATGTACAACCTGTTTGTTCGCCAGAATTTCGGCTCATACCAATATGATAACCTGGCTGCTTTCATAAACGGTGACCTGGCATTTCAATATGACAGGACATTCTCCGCGGTTGATGATGTTACCGGAGACGGCTCAAAAGCTGCCGCCGACTTTAATGCCATGCAGATTGGCGTTTACGGCCAGTGGGAAACCGAGTGGTCTGACAAGTTCAACACCACGATCGGACTGCGCCTCGATGTTCCGATGTTCCTGGATCAGTCACCTGTCAATGAAGATTTCAATACAAACATGATTCCCCTTATCGAAGAAGCCGGGTATGATCTTATGGGAGCAAAAACCGGTCAGATGCCCAGCCCGAAACTGATGTTTTCACCACGGGTTGGATTTAACTGGGATGTCAATGGGGACAAAAAGACCCAGGTTCGTGGTGGAGCAGGTATATTCACCAGCCGCATCCCGTTTGTATGGCCGGGCGGTTCCTACACCAACAACGGTGTAACCACTGGAGGCATGAGAGTTACTTTAGATCCCGAAAATCCAGACAGTACTGTTTTATTATTCAATCCCGATTGGGAGAATCAACCCTCCGTTCCGCCAACAGCACCTTCCGGACAGGTTGACCTGTTTGCCAAGAATTTCAAATTCCCGCAGGTACTTCGCGGAAGCCTGGCCATCGATCAGAAACTCCCCTGGGGAATCGTTGGAACATTAGAAGTCACCTATACTAAAACCCTTAACAATGTGCTGTATTATAACTACCGTTATATGCAATCGGGCAACCTCACCGGGACGGGTGATGACAGGCCTCTGTATACAAAGGTTAATATAGGAAGCGCTAAATACACGGATTTTATTTTCGGAACCAATACTAACAAAGGTTACTCCTATAACTTCACGGCTCAATTGCAGAAAGACGATTTCCACGGTTTATCAGCTTTTCTTGCTTACACATACGGACATACCAAGTCAATGAATGATGGGATTTCTTCACAGAATTCATCACAGTGGCGTGTTCCCAATGTCAGGGGTAAGAATGACATCGACCTGGCTATTTCTGACTTTGACCTGGGTTCAAGGGTAGTGGCTTTCTTGTCCTATAAGGTCGAATACGCGAAGTTCCTGGGAACCACGATTGGCCTGTACTATAACGGGCAATCCGGCCAAAGGTATGCCTATGGCTACGCTGACGGCAGCACTAAGTTCCTGGGAGAGGATAATCAGAGCCTTGAACTGATGTATGTTCCGGTTGACCAGACTGACATCAACCTGATTGACAAAATGGACAGTGAAGGAAATATTACCTTATCTGCTGCACAACAATGGGATGACCTGAATGCTTTCATTGAAGGAGACGATTATCTTAGTACCCGTCGCGGTGAATATGCAGAAAGAAATAGTTCACGCGCTCCTTTCCAGAACATTATTGACCTACATTTTGCCCAGGATTTCTATATCAATGTAAAAGACAAAAGGAATACCTTGCAATTCACCTTCGACATTTTCAACTTCACCAATATGCTGAATAATGAATGGGGAAGAATGTATTATGTTTCAGGATACTACAACAATTATCCATTGGTTAAGTTTGAAGGATTCCAGGAAGACGGCACTACACCGAACTTCTCCTTCACTAAACCCAAGGGCGAAATATGGAGCATCGACGATGCAGGTCTTATGAGCGCCAGATGGCAGGCTCAGATCGGCATCCGGTGGTTATTCAATTAA
- a CDS encoding aminotransferase class I/II-fold pyridoxal phosphate-dependent enzyme, whose protein sequence is MSSAKLDFESKLIHAGGFEDALGSAVTPIYQASTFKFRNADHGAQCFTGESDGYIYTRLANPTIRELEKTMAELENGFGGIATSSGMGAVNTVYMAYLGQGSHIICHEAVYGPSRIILETIYSRFGVEYSMVDTTNIENVRKAFRPNTRLLYTETPANPTMGISDLAALAELAHEHGVPLVVDNTFCSPYLQSPLDLGADIVLHSMTKFINGHADVVAGILVAKNEADYKKLRGMMTNLGCNMDPHQAFLTRRGLKTLAIRIDRAQESSVVIAEFLENHPKVAWVKYPGLKSHPQYELGLRQMKGPGAMISFELKGGLEAGKVLMNNVHLMLLAVSLGGIETLIQHPASMTHSKMNIDDRHHAGITDGLVRLSVGIEKITDIIHDLEQALAKIP, encoded by the coding sequence ATGAGTTCAGCAAAACTTGATTTCGAATCAAAACTAATTCACGCTGGCGGTTTTGAAGATGCATTAGGTAGTGCAGTCACACCGATTTACCAGGCTTCTACCTTTAAATTCAGGAATGCCGACCATGGAGCACAGTGTTTCACGGGCGAAAGTGACGGCTACATTTATACCCGGCTGGCTAACCCAACGATCAGGGAGCTGGAAAAAACAATGGCTGAACTTGAAAACGGATTTGGTGGCATTGCCACTTCTTCAGGGATGGGAGCAGTGAATACTGTTTACATGGCTTACCTTGGCCAGGGCTCACACATCATCTGTCACGAAGCCGTTTACGGGCCCTCCAGGATTATCCTGGAAACAATATATAGCCGCTTTGGAGTTGAATATTCCATGGTAGATACGACAAATATTGAAAATGTCCGGAAAGCTTTCCGACCAAATACGCGCCTGCTATATACCGAAACTCCCGCCAATCCAACCATGGGGATCAGTGACCTTGCCGCGCTGGCCGAACTGGCGCATGAGCATGGAGTCCCTCTCGTGGTCGACAATACATTCTGCAGTCCCTACCTGCAAAGTCCGCTCGATCTTGGCGCTGATATCGTGCTGCATTCTATGACGAAATTCATCAACGGGCATGCTGACGTTGTTGCCGGGATACTGGTGGCAAAAAATGAAGCTGATTACAAGAAATTAAGGGGTATGATGACCAATCTGGGTTGTAATATGGACCCGCACCAGGCTTTTTTGACCCGTCGGGGACTGAAAACCCTGGCCATCCGGATAGACCGGGCGCAGGAAAGCTCTGTTGTTATTGCCGAATTTCTTGAAAATCATCCAAAGGTTGCATGGGTCAAATATCCGGGCCTGAAATCACATCCGCAATATGAGCTTGGACTGAGGCAAATGAAGGGACCTGGCGCTATGATCAGTTTCGAATTGAAAGGCGGACTGGAAGCAGGCAAGGTGCTGATGAACAATGTTCACCTCATGTTGCTGGCCGTTTCGCTTGGAGGTATTGAAACCCTGATCCAGCACCCGGCTTCCATGACCCATTCTAAAATGAATATCGACGACAGGCACCATGCCGGCATTACCGATGGGCTTGTCAGGCTTTCAGTCGGAATCGAAAAAATAACCGATATTATCCACGATCTGGAACAGGCACTTGCAAAAATCCCATAA
- a CDS encoding helix-turn-helix transcriptional regulator — protein sequence MNDILDNIRNLRTKQGLSQDWIGQKMGMTQNAYSLIEAGKRGLSYKVLNQIAIILGIDVISLITYPEKWAPVGLTQSEDAIAKVVLQIELKKERKDQVLKLVFGDNNIEILNK from the coding sequence ATGAATGACATTTTAGACAACATCCGCAATTTAAGGACAAAACAGGGGTTAAGCCAAGATTGGATTGGGCAAAAAATGGGCATGACTCAAAACGCTTACAGCTTGATTGAGGCAGGAAAAAGAGGTCTTTCATACAAGGTGTTAAACCAAATTGCTATAATTCTCGGCATCGATGTGATAAGCCTTATCACATATCCTGAAAAATGGGCCCCGGTAGGATTAACACAATCTGAAGATGCGATAGCTAAAGTTGTACTTCAAATAGAACTTAAAAAAGAGAGAAAAGACCAGGTTTTAAAACTGGTTTTTGGAGATAATAATATTGAGATACTTAATAAATAA
- a CDS encoding DUF349 domain-containing protein produces MAKKNLTADTNQPEPQENIDNVIETSAGIEAEIQKQEKPFAEEPIAEEPVAVELVPEPSVAEEPVAEDHVKEKPVKEKPVKEKPVKEQIVPKSSVITEIPELAASLVGHAEDAEHHPEIHADAALLLEINELEVVTAEAELEEEDEEGAEFHEEIVEKYDTYDREKLVEILEETVKEENILKIKTRVALIKVAFLRLSKEYRQLMLDNHLKVGGIRENYTPASDVLVEKFNHVFETYKKNKIKFNEQQEVVKLRNLDAKKAILDELKELINSEETLKKTYDQFKDLQVKWKEIGLVPSTEINNLWQNYHFLVEKFFDKVKISKELRDLDLKKNLERKMELCEKAEELLIEPSVVRSFQQLQKYHEEWKEIGPVPQDKRDEIWERFKTTTDKINERRREHYTSLSKDQDTNLLAKTALCEKAEQLASMEIDNLKEWQNKTREVNELFKVWKTIGPAPKKENDEIWEKFKTYLNGFFANKKEFFSRIKQEQLNNFNIKLDIVKQAEALKDSTDWRITTQELINLQKEWKNIGPVPRKHSDKIWKRFRAACDEFFNNKSKFFSTVVESEKENLGKKLDLIQRIETWEAGKDKSANLETLKGFQREFTEIGHVPIKDKNKVHDAFRLAINKRLDELKISSYEIRPNMEYRSRQETSHEDSGDSRYQRRDGNDWGSLSTKVSKLREEILLWENNIGFLAHSKKADLLKQEFEKKIQDAKGELAQLEAKLKNMQE; encoded by the coding sequence ATGGCGAAAAAAAACCTTACCGCTGATACTAATCAGCCGGAGCCCCAGGAGAACATTGATAATGTTATTGAAACATCAGCTGGTATTGAAGCTGAAATCCAGAAGCAGGAAAAACCTTTTGCAGAAGAGCCCATTGCAGAAGAGCCTGTTGCAGTTGAGTTAGTACCAGAACCGTCTGTAGCAGAAGAACCAGTGGCAGAAGATCATGTTAAAGAGAAACCTGTTAAAGAGAAACCTGTTAAAGAGAAACCTGTTAAAGAGCAAATCGTTCCAAAAAGCTCTGTAATAACGGAAATTCCTGAATTGGCTGCTTCCCTTGTGGGTCATGCGGAAGATGCTGAGCATCATCCTGAAATCCATGCAGATGCTGCACTTTTACTGGAGATCAATGAGCTGGAAGTTGTCACAGCCGAAGCCGAGTTAGAAGAAGAGGACGAAGAGGGAGCTGAATTTCACGAGGAAATCGTTGAAAAATACGATACTTATGACCGTGAAAAACTGGTTGAGATACTGGAAGAAACTGTCAAAGAAGAAAACATCCTGAAGATCAAGACAAGGGTGGCTTTGATAAAGGTCGCTTTCCTGAGGCTTTCGAAGGAATACCGTCAGCTTATGCTGGATAATCATCTCAAAGTTGGGGGAATCAGGGAAAACTATACGCCTGCATCAGATGTACTGGTGGAAAAATTTAACCATGTCTTTGAAACTTATAAGAAAAACAAGATAAAATTCAATGAGCAGCAAGAAGTGGTCAAGCTGCGAAACCTTGATGCCAAGAAAGCCATCCTTGATGAGTTGAAAGAATTGATCAACTCTGAGGAAACCCTGAAAAAGACTTATGACCAGTTTAAAGATTTGCAGGTCAAATGGAAAGAAATCGGCCTGGTCCCTTCCACAGAGATCAATAATTTATGGCAGAATTATCACTTCCTGGTTGAGAAGTTCTTTGATAAAGTAAAAATCAGCAAAGAACTCAGGGACCTTGACCTGAAAAAGAACCTGGAGAGAAAGATGGAATTATGCGAAAAGGCCGAGGAACTCCTTATCGAACCTTCTGTTGTAAGGTCTTTCCAGCAATTACAGAAATATCATGAAGAGTGGAAAGAGATAGGCCCTGTTCCCCAGGACAAAAGGGATGAGATTTGGGAACGATTTAAAACGACTACCGATAAGATTAACGAAAGAAGAAGGGAGCACTATACCAGCCTTTCCAAAGACCAGGATACTAACCTCCTGGCGAAAACCGCCCTCTGTGAAAAAGCAGAGCAGCTTGCCTCCATGGAAATCGATAACCTGAAGGAATGGCAGAACAAGACCCGGGAGGTCAATGAACTTTTTAAAGTATGGAAAACCATTGGCCCGGCACCAAAGAAAGAAAATGACGAAATCTGGGAAAAATTCAAAACATACCTAAACGGTTTCTTTGCTAATAAAAAAGAATTCTTTTCCAGGATTAAGCAAGAGCAGCTGAATAATTTCAATATAAAGCTGGATATTGTTAAACAGGCCGAAGCCCTTAAAGACAGTACAGATTGGAGGATAACCACACAGGAACTTATCAACCTCCAGAAAGAATGGAAAAATATCGGGCCCGTACCCAGGAAACATTCGGATAAAATCTGGAAAAGATTCCGGGCAGCCTGTGATGAATTTTTCAATAATAAATCCAAGTTTTTCTCGACTGTAGTTGAATCAGAGAAGGAAAATCTGGGAAAAAAGCTGGATCTTATCCAAAGGATAGAAACATGGGAAGCTGGTAAAGATAAATCAGCTAACCTGGAAACACTCAAGGGTTTCCAACGGGAATTTACCGAGATAGGCCATGTCCCGATCAAGGATAAAAATAAGGTCCATGATGCCTTCCGCCTGGCTATTAACAAACGTCTCGATGAGCTGAAAATCAGTTCTTACGAAATCAGACCGAATATGGAATACCGTTCGCGGCAGGAGACATCCCACGAGGATTCAGGTGACAGCAGATATCAGCGCAGGGACGGCAATGACTGGGGCTCATTAAGTACCAAGGTCAGTAAACTAAGGGAAGAAATTCTCCTTTGGGAAAATAATATCGGCTTTTTAGCTCATTCGAAAAAGGCAGACCTGCTGAAACAGGAGTTTGAGAAAAAAATCCAGGATGCCAAGGGTGAACTGGCCCAATTAGAAGCAAAGTTGAAAAACATGCAGGAGTGA
- the aroC gene encoding chorismate synthase, with protein sequence MPGNTFGYLFRLTTFGESHGVAIGGVIDGCPAGISIDFEFIQQELNRRKPVYPGSTARKEPDLVEFLSGILNGKTLGTPIGFLVKNLAGQSSDYDDLSLLYRPSHADYTYEKKYGVPVCNGGGRASGRETVARVVAGAIAKLLLKGSNIEIRAFITQVGNIIADADINSAIMSGSLRSPLGFIDEHMEQRVVPLIAEAEKSGDTLGGIITCVIKGTPPGLGEPVFDKLQADLAKAMLSIGSAKAFEYGLGFRAALWRGSDYNDQLTGKDGKVTFLTNHDGGIQGGISNGEDIMFRIGFKPVPSVKMPQSTVNQRGEPAMIKIGGRHDTCHVPRLVVIVESMAALVLADHLLRNSTY encoded by the coding sequence ATGCCTGGTAATACTTTTGGATATTTATTCCGACTCACTACTTTCGGGGAGTCACACGGGGTTGCGATCGGTGGGGTAATCGATGGCTGCCCGGCCGGAATTTCGATTGATTTTGAGTTTATTCAACAGGAACTGAACCGCAGAAAGCCTGTTTATCCCGGATCAACCGCGCGAAAAGAACCCGACTTGGTTGAGTTTCTTTCAGGAATACTCAATGGCAAAACCCTGGGAACACCAATTGGTTTTCTTGTTAAAAACCTTGCCGGACAATCCTCTGATTATGATGATCTATCCCTGTTATACCGTCCTTCCCATGCAGATTATACATATGAGAAGAAATACGGAGTCCCCGTCTGTAATGGGGGCGGAAGGGCTTCCGGCAGGGAAACAGTTGCAAGGGTCGTTGCCGGGGCCATCGCCAAATTGTTGCTGAAGGGCTCAAATATTGAGATCAGGGCCTTTATTACCCAGGTTGGGAACATTATAGCCGATGCAGACATAAACAGCGCAATTATGTCAGGAAGTTTACGTTCACCGTTGGGATTTATTGATGAGCATATGGAGCAAAGGGTCGTTCCGCTGATCGCGGAAGCAGAGAAAAGTGGCGATACCCTTGGCGGGATCATTACCTGTGTGATCAAAGGCACTCCTCCCGGCCTCGGTGAACCGGTATTTGACAAATTACAGGCCGACCTGGCAAAAGCTATGTTAAGCATAGGCTCAGCCAAGGCTTTTGAATATGGACTTGGATTCCGGGCAGCTTTATGGAGAGGATCTGACTACAATGACCAGTTAACTGGCAAAGATGGAAAGGTCACTTTTCTGACTAATCATGATGGCGGCATCCAGGGAGGAATATCAAATGGCGAAGATATTATGTTCCGTATAGGGTTTAAGCCGGTGCCATCGGTGAAAATGCCTCAGTCTACGGTTAACCAAAGGGGCGAACCGGCAATGATCAAAATTGGCGGCAGGCACGATACCTGCCATGTTCCACGCCTTGTTGTAATAGTTGAATCAATGGCCGCACTCGTCCTGGCCGACCATCTTCTCAGAAATTCAACATACTAA
- the gvpA gene encoding gas vesicle structural protein GvpA (There are 14 genes on the gvp gene cluster in halophilic archaea. The product of gvpA is a structural component of gas vesicles, which provide buoyancy to cells and promote flotation. It has been reported that the products of gvpAO and gvpFGJKLM represent the minimal set required for gas vesicle formation in halophilic archaea.) has translation MVEKTIGSSSLVEVIDRILDKGIVVDAWVRVSLVGIELLAIEARVVVASVETYLKYAEAIGLTAKAA, from the coding sequence ATGGTAGAAAAGACTATCGGGTCATCCAGCCTCGTAGAGGTGATCGACCGTATCCTCGACAAAGGTATCGTAGTTGATGCATGGGTAAGAGTTTCATTGGTAGGTATCGAACTTCTTGCAATTGAAGCAAGGGTAGTGGTTGCCTCTGTTGAAACATACCTGAAGTATGCTGAAGCAATCGGATTAACTGCTAAAGCCGCATAA
- a CDS encoding gas vesicle protein → MAEMTHALQATNLADILERVLDKGIVIAGDIKIQIADIDLLTIKIRLLVASVDKAMEMGINWWQEDTYLSTKAREKELMQQQETLEARLQKLEALNKPL, encoded by the coding sequence ATGGCTGAAATGACCCATGCGTTACAAGCGACCAATCTTGCCGATATTCTCGAAAGAGTACTCGACAAAGGGATCGTTATTGCAGGTGATATCAAAATTCAGATAGCGGATATTGACCTGTTAACCATTAAAATCAGGTTGCTTGTGGCTTCGGTCGACAAAGCCATGGAGATGGGAATTAACTGGTGGCAGGAAGATACCTATCTCTCGACGAAAGCCAGGGAAAAAGAGCTGATGCAGCAACAGGAAACTTTGGAGGCCCGCCTGCAAAAACTGGAAGCACTCAATAAACCTTTATAA
- the gvpN gene encoding gas vesicle protein GvpN, whose protein sequence is MSNNNEMNTVLELRPMSNFVETDYIKDITSRGLTYIKAGFPVHFRGPSGTGKTTMAMHLASKIGRPVVIIHGDAEYKTSDLIGSEQGYKYKKLDDKFIHSVHKYEEDMTKQWVNNRLTIAVKNGFTLIYDEFTRSRPEANNILLPILQERMLSTSAAKEEDYYMKVHPEFRAIFTSNPEEYAGVNRTQDALRDRMVTMDLDHFDYETELQITRAKSNLSLKDTEIIVKIVRGLRESGKTEFDPTIRGSIMIAKTLATLKTTPSKSKSVFRKICQDILTSETSRIGSKTNQEKVKTIVDELIEQYS, encoded by the coding sequence ATGAGCAACAACAATGAAATGAACACCGTACTTGAACTAAGGCCAATGTCTAATTTTGTTGAAACTGATTACATTAAAGACATTACAAGCCGTGGCCTTACCTACATAAAAGCGGGATTTCCGGTGCATTTCAGAGGCCCGTCGGGAACCGGGAAAACAACGATGGCCATGCATCTGGCAAGTAAAATCGGAAGGCCGGTGGTTATCATTCATGGCGATGCCGAGTATAAAACTTCCGATCTCATCGGCAGCGAACAGGGTTATAAATATAAAAAGCTGGACGACAAATTTATTCATTCTGTCCATAAATATGAGGAGGACATGACTAAACAGTGGGTGAATAACCGTTTAACCATCGCTGTTAAAAATGGTTTCACACTGATATACGATGAATTTACACGTTCACGTCCTGAAGCAAATAATATACTGCTACCCATCCTGCAGGAGAGAATGCTGAGCACATCGGCAGCAAAAGAGGAGGATTACTATATGAAGGTGCATCCTGAATTCCGTGCCATCTTTACTTCAAATCCTGAAGAATATGCCGGCGTTAACCGGACCCAGGATGCCCTTCGCGACAGAATGGTTACCATGGACCTCGATCATTTCGACTATGAAACCGAATTGCAGATTACCAGAGCAAAATCTAACCTTTCGCTAAAAGATACTGAAATAATAGTTAAAATTGTCAGAGGCTTGCGCGAATCGGGGAAAACTGAATTTGACCCGACCATTCGTGGTTCCATCATGATTGCAAAAACACTGGCAACTTTAAAAACAACACCATCGAAATCCAAAAGTGTATTCCGAAAAATTTGCCAGGATATTCTCACTTCCGAAACGAGCCGGATTGGCTCAAAAACCAACCAGGAAAAGGTAAAGACAATTGTTGATGAACTTATCGAACAATATTCCTGA